One uncultured Alphaproteobacteria bacterium genomic region harbors:
- a CDS encoding putative Periplasmic thiol disulfide oxidoreductase DsbB (Evidence 3 : Function proposed based on presence of conserved amino acid motif, structural feature or limited homology) produces MSRTLDARVCTWIAVVSLASLGFAFALEYGLGVEPCLLCTYQRIPYAVAAGFGLLGTLLPLGPAKRRTVVAIATVLFAAGAALALYHLGVEQAWWPGSTGCTGENLGTPMTMDDLASALATRPKARCDAVPWELFGLSLTTWNLIWSSFLTLAGLTLIFEARIWRERRFSGRF; encoded by the coding sequence ATGTCCCGCACCCTCGACGCCCGGGTCTGCACCTGGATCGCGGTCGTCAGCCTCGCAAGCCTCGGCTTCGCGTTCGCCCTGGAATACGGGTTGGGCGTCGAGCCGTGCCTGCTCTGCACCTATCAACGCATTCCCTACGCGGTCGCCGCCGGGTTCGGGCTGCTCGGCACGCTGCTGCCGCTCGGCCCCGCCAAGCGCCGCACCGTCGTCGCCATCGCCACCGTGCTGTTCGCGGCAGGCGCGGCGCTCGCCCTCTACCACCTCGGCGTCGAACAGGCGTGGTGGCCCGGCTCCACCGGCTGCACCGGCGAGAACCTCGGCACGCCGATGACCATGGACGACCTCGCCTCCGCCCTCGCGACGCGGCCGAAGGCGCGCTGCGACGCGGTGCCGTGGGAGCTGTTCGGGCTTTCGCTCACCACCTGGAACCTGATCTGGTCGTCGTTCCTCACCCTCGCCGGGCTCACCCTCATCTTCGAGGCGCGGATCTGGCGCGAGCGCCGCTTCTCGGGCCGCTTCTGA
- a CDS encoding putative Histidine kinase (Evidence 3 : Function proposed based on presence of conserved amino acid motif, structural feature or limited homology; Product type pe : putative enzyme) yields MPGLSGISVRTRLIVAMALSLLLLAAVGLSSLHALSTVHRATAELHTRWMPTVRLLSEVNYRISSHRLRFVRAIFTDDAAERERIFAAAEERSDDAEELMDTLERRLAASPVDLANLRDIRRLWGRYLAEEADIRARLDTLSPAELAFLINDKSRWGFNLVKDQVNADIEFNNQGADRSGAEAVATFDRAMRLNLSLFLCALALMAGFVAIVVLSISRPIERITEAMHRLAEGDRAAPATGLGGAGEIRRMAAAVEVFRNSLEERDAARAALERANQELETKVEARNAELRAINRDLEAEIAERTQAVQQLKAMQAELIRTENLAVIGQLSAGLAHELNQPLAALATLSENAVRFLERGDGETVRFNLDRIVHLVARMGALTGRLRSFARRSADEIEPVDLGRSVDNALALLGHRVDGDATRVETRAAAAPVIAAANAIRVEQILMNLIGNAIDATAGTAAPAVEISWTEEDGRARVRVADNGGGIAPEVAHRIFEPFFTTKTHGGGLGLGLAISADIAREFGGALTAANRADGGAVFTLDLPVHAGGAHG; encoded by the coding sequence TTGCCGGGACTTTCGGGAATCAGCGTGCGCACGCGGCTGATCGTCGCGATGGCGCTCAGCCTGCTGCTGCTGGCGGCGGTGGGGCTGTCGTCGCTCCATGCGCTGTCCACCGTCCACCGCGCCACCGCCGAACTGCACACCCGCTGGATGCCGACGGTGCGGTTGCTGTCGGAGGTCAACTACCGCATCTCCAGCCACCGCTTGCGCTTCGTCCGTGCGATCTTCACCGACGACGCCGCGGAGCGGGAGCGGATCTTCGCCGCCGCCGAGGAACGCAGCGACGACGCCGAGGAGCTGATGGACACCCTCGAACGCCGCCTCGCCGCCTCGCCGGTGGACCTCGCCAACCTGCGCGACATCCGCCGCCTGTGGGGGCGCTATCTCGCCGAGGAGGCCGACATCCGCGCCCGCCTCGACACCCTCTCCCCGGCCGAGCTGGCGTTCCTGATCAACGACAAGTCGCGCTGGGGCTTCAACCTGGTGAAGGATCAGGTCAACGCCGACATCGAGTTCAACAACCAGGGGGCCGACCGTTCGGGCGCCGAGGCGGTCGCCACCTTCGACCGCGCGATGCGGCTCAACCTTTCCCTGTTCCTGTGCGCGTTGGCGCTGATGGCGGGGTTCGTGGCGATCGTGGTGCTGAGCATCAGCCGCCCGATCGAACGCATCACCGAGGCGATGCACCGCCTCGCCGAGGGCGACCGCGCCGCACCCGCCACCGGCCTCGGCGGCGCGGGCGAGATCCGGCGGATGGCGGCGGCTGTCGAGGTGTTCCGCAATTCCCTGGAGGAACGCGACGCCGCGCGCGCCGCCCTCGAACGCGCCAATCAGGAGCTCGAAACCAAGGTCGAGGCGCGCAACGCCGAGCTGCGCGCGATCAACCGCGATCTCGAAGCCGAGATCGCCGAGCGCACCCAGGCGGTCCAGCAGCTCAAGGCGATGCAGGCGGAACTGATCCGCACCGAGAATCTCGCGGTGATCGGCCAACTGTCGGCGGGCCTCGCGCACGAGCTCAACCAGCCGCTCGCGGCCCTCGCCACCCTGTCCGAAAACGCGGTGCGCTTCCTCGAACGCGGCGACGGCGAGACCGTGCGCTTCAATCTCGACCGCATCGTCCACCTCGTCGCCCGGATGGGCGCGCTCACCGGGCGGTTGCGCTCGTTCGCGCGCCGCTCCGCCGACGAGATCGAGCCGGTCGATCTCGGCCGCTCGGTCGACAACGCGCTCGCGCTGTTGGGCCACCGCGTCGACGGCGACGCGACGCGCGTCGAAACCCGCGCCGCGGCCGCGCCGGTGATTGCCGCCGCCAACGCCATCCGCGTCGAGCAGATCCTGATGAACCTGATCGGCAACGCCATCGACGCCACCGCCGGAACCGCCGCGCCGGCGGTGGAGATTTCCTGGACCGAGGAGGACGGCCGCGCCCGGGTGCGGGTCGCCGACAACGGCGGCGGCATCGCCCCCGAGGTGGCGCACCGCATCTTCGAACCGTTCTTCACCACCAAGACCCACGGCGGCGGCCTCGGCCTCGGCCTCGCGATCTCGGCGGACATCGCGCGGGAGTTCGGCGGCGCGCTCACCGCCGCCAACCGCGCGGACGGCGGCGCGGTGTTCACCCTCGACCTGCCGGTCCACGCAGGAGGCGCGCATGGATGA
- a CDS encoding HNH endonuclease family protein has protein sequence MTFDGDLAPVLVLNADYRPLSYFPLSLWSWQDAIKAVVSERVQVLSEYDTVVRSPSVSLRLPSVIALKDYVPTARRPAFTRFNVFLRDRFCCQYCGRRFPTPELTFDHVMPRARGGRTSWENVVTACQSCNLEKADRLPGRGFTPIRAPVVPTTFELQEIGRAFPPLHLHKSWRDYLYWDTELEDE, from the coding sequence ATGACCTTCGATGGGGATTTGGCGCCGGTTCTGGTGCTCAACGCCGATTACCGGCCGCTGAGCTACTTTCCGCTGTCGTTGTGGTCGTGGCAGGACGCGATCAAGGCGGTGGTGTCCGAGCGCGTCCAGGTGTTGTCCGAATACGACACGGTGGTGCGGTCGCCGTCGGTATCGCTGCGGCTGCCGAGCGTGATCGCGCTCAAGGACTACGTGCCGACGGCGCGGCGGCCGGCGTTCACCCGTTTCAACGTGTTCCTGCGCGACCGCTTCTGCTGCCAGTATTGCGGCCGCCGCTTTCCCACCCCCGAGCTGACCTTCGACCACGTGATGCCGCGCGCCCGCGGCGGCCGCACCAGTTGGGAGAACGTCGTCACCGCGTGCCAATCGTGCAATCTCGAAAAGGCGGATCGGCTCCCCGGGCGCGGCTTCACGCCGATCCGCGCGCCGGTCGTCCCCACCACCTTCGAACTCCAGGAGATCGGCCGGGCGTTCCCGCCGCTGCACCTACACAAGAGCTGGCGCGACTATCTCTACTGGGATACCGAGCTGGAAGACGAGTAG
- the dctD gene encoding C4-dicarboxylate transport transcriptional regulatory protein DctD yields MDELDVLVIEDDADVRLGCVQALKLEGLRVRGVAAVEEVPGPLADDFPGVVVSDIRLPGRDGLAFLREVVAVDRALPVILITGHGDVATAVGAMRDGAYDFIQKPFSSQLLVEVVRRALDKRALALEVRGLRRRLAEMSGLDGRLIGRSAPMRAVRETIARVAPSRADVLVEGETGTGKELVARCLHDLSGRPGHFVALNCGGLQETLFESEIFGHETGAFTGAVKKRVGKIEYAEGGTLFLDEIESMPMAMQIKFLRVLQERVIERLGSNRQIPVDFRVVAATKVDLAEHCRAGLFRTDLYFRLNVAAIGLPPLRGRREDIPLLLEHFVAQAAERHGREPAEIGDEALREMMAYAWPGNIRELRNVAERHVLGIGAPLGPSGAPPVPLADAVEAFERSLIAEELRRHHGNIVHTAKALNTAKSTLFDKIRKYGLEG; encoded by the coding sequence ATGGATGAACTCGACGTTCTGGTGATCGAGGACGATGCCGACGTCCGCCTCGGCTGCGTGCAGGCGCTCAAGCTCGAAGGGCTCCGGGTGCGCGGCGTCGCCGCGGTGGAGGAGGTGCCGGGCCCGCTCGCCGACGATTTCCCCGGCGTGGTGGTGTCCGACATCCGCCTGCCGGGGCGCGACGGCCTCGCCTTCCTGCGCGAGGTGGTGGCGGTCGACCGCGCCCTGCCGGTGATTCTGATCACCGGTCACGGCGACGTCGCCACCGCCGTCGGGGCGATGCGCGACGGCGCCTACGACTTCATCCAGAAGCCGTTCTCCTCCCAGCTTCTGGTCGAGGTGGTGCGGCGCGCCCTCGACAAGCGGGCGCTCGCGCTCGAGGTGCGCGGCCTGCGGCGCAGGCTGGCGGAAATGAGCGGGCTCGACGGCCGCCTGATCGGCCGATCCGCGCCGATGCGCGCGGTGCGCGAGACGATCGCGCGGGTCGCGCCCAGCCGCGCCGACGTGCTGGTGGAGGGCGAAACCGGCACCGGCAAGGAACTGGTGGCGCGCTGCCTTCACGACCTCTCCGGCCGCCCCGGCCACTTCGTCGCGCTCAATTGCGGCGGGCTTCAGGAAACCCTGTTCGAAAGCGAGATCTTCGGCCACGAGACGGGTGCGTTCACCGGCGCGGTGAAGAAGCGCGTCGGCAAGATCGAATACGCCGAGGGCGGCACCCTGTTCCTCGACGAGATCGAAAGCATGCCGATGGCGATGCAGATCAAGTTCCTGCGCGTGCTGCAGGAGCGGGTGATCGAACGCCTCGGCTCCAACCGCCAGATTCCGGTGGATTTCCGCGTCGTCGCCGCCACCAAGGTCGATCTGGCCGAGCACTGTCGCGCCGGGTTGTTCCGCACCGATCTCTATTTCCGCCTCAACGTCGCGGCGATCGGGTTGCCGCCGTTGCGCGGCCGCCGCGAGGACATCCCGCTGCTGCTCGAACACTTCGTCGCCCAGGCGGCGGAACGCCACGGCCGCGAGCCCGCGGAGATCGGCGACGAGGCGCTGCGCGAGATGATGGCCTACGCCTGGCCCGGCAACATCCGCGAACTCCGCAACGTCGCCGAACGCCACGTCCTCGGCATCGGCGCGCCGCTCGGGCCCTCGGGCGCGCCGCCGGTGCCGCTCGCCGACGCGGTCGAGGCGTTCGAACGCTCGTTGATCGCCGAGGAGCTCCGCCGTCACCACGGCAACATCGTGCACACCGCCAAGGCTCTCAACACCGCCAAGTCGACGCTGTTCGACAAGATCCGCAAATACGGCCTGGAGGGCTGA
- the pepA gene encoding putative cytosol aminopeptidase (Evidence 3 : Function proposed based on presence of conserved amino acid motif, structural feature or limited homology): protein MISVRFVGAAPAQADARIRPRPASAAEVSDLGCVLYADATGGFTGFAGVEAEPTLTPEAAETLGRRIGAAAARPGVGSVSVEIPLGAEAAAALAEGLILRAEPLPALRSKPSDDDARPDALVILARDPDRAAALWTRRAPVVEATLWARGLVHLPANRLGPAELEAEAQSLAAQGVSVTSLAGGALDAAGLGLIAAVGRGAARPPRLVILEWPGADPAAPPLALIGKGIVFDTGGISIKPAAGMEEMKGDMGGAAAVLGALKVAAAWNSPLRVVGLLAIAENAVGGAATRPGDVVAACDGTTVEIVDTDAEGRLVLADALAYAARAFSPFLSVDLATLTGAVVRSLGRWRAGLFSTGDAAAARLTRAADAAREPVWRLPLMRAGDDALDSPVADLKNCAWGTAPDAIHAASFLSRFAGAGAWAHLDIAGTAEAPATTDRDRRGPRGWGVRLLAELIADLETEPWTSSRP, encoded by the coding sequence GTGATTTCGGTCCGCTTCGTCGGAGCCGCGCCCGCCCAGGCGGACGCGCGCATCCGGCCCCGCCCCGCATCGGCAGCCGAGGTTTCCGACCTCGGCTGCGTGCTGTACGCCGACGCGACCGGCGGCTTCACCGGCTTCGCCGGGGTCGAGGCCGAACCGACGCTGACGCCGGAGGCCGCCGAAACCCTCGGTCGCCGCATCGGCGCGGCGGCGGCGCGACCCGGCGTCGGCAGCGTGTCGGTGGAAATTCCGCTCGGCGCGGAGGCCGCGGCGGCGCTCGCCGAAGGGTTGATCCTGCGCGCCGAGCCGCTCCCCGCGCTGCGCTCGAAACCGAGCGACGACGACGCCCGCCCCGACGCCCTCGTCATCCTCGCCCGCGATCCCGACCGCGCCGCCGCCCTGTGGACCCGCCGCGCACCGGTGGTCGAAGCGACGCTATGGGCGCGCGGCCTCGTTCACCTGCCCGCCAACCGCCTCGGCCCCGCCGAGCTGGAGGCCGAAGCGCAGAGCCTCGCCGCGCAGGGCGTCTCGGTCACTTCGCTGGCGGGCGGCGCGCTCGACGCCGCCGGGCTCGGCCTGATCGCCGCAGTCGGCCGGGGCGCGGCGCGGCCGCCGCGCCTGGTGATCCTCGAATGGCCGGGCGCCGACCCGGCCGCGCCGCCGCTGGCACTGATCGGCAAGGGGATCGTCTTCGACACCGGCGGCATCTCGATCAAGCCCGCGGCGGGCATGGAGGAGATGAAGGGCGACATGGGCGGCGCGGCGGCGGTGCTCGGCGCGCTCAAGGTCGCGGCGGCGTGGAACTCGCCGCTGCGGGTGGTCGGGTTGCTCGCGATCGCGGAGAACGCGGTCGGCGGAGCCGCCACCCGCCCGGGCGACGTCGTCGCCGCCTGCGACGGCACCACCGTCGAGATCGTCGACACCGACGCCGAGGGGCGGCTGGTGCTCGCCGACGCGCTCGCCTACGCCGCCCGGGCGTTCTCGCCGTTTCTTTCGGTCGACCTCGCCACCCTCACCGGTGCGGTGGTCCGCAGCCTCGGCCGTTGGCGCGCCGGGCTGTTCTCGACCGGCGATGCCGCCGCCGCGCGGCTGACCCGCGCCGCCGACGCCGCGCGCGAGCCGGTATGGCGGCTGCCGCTGATGCGGGCGGGCGACGACGCGCTCGATTCGCCGGTGGCGGACCTGAAGAACTGCGCCTGGGGCACGGCGCCGGACGCGATCCACGCCGCGAGTTTCCTCTCCCGCTTCGCCGGAGCGGGCGCGTGGGCCCATCTCGACATCGCCGGAACCGCCGAAGCGCCCGCAACCACCGACCGCGATCGCCGCGGCCCGCGCGGCTGGGGCGTGCGCCTGCTCGCCGAACTCATCGCCGACCTGGAGACCGAGCCGTGGACCTCCTCCAGACCCTGA
- a CDS encoding DedA family protein: MLRRLYDWTMAQAVTPHAMFTLALVAFVESSVFPIPPDVLIIPMVLAARANAWRIAIVCTAASVIGGFAGYGIGMFLFDQVAEPILRFYGYMDKFAAFRELYNHWGAWIVFGAGITPFPYKVITIASGITALDPLVFGIASVLARGLRFFFIAWLLWKFGTPIRAFIEAHLGKLATIFFVLLIGGFIALKFLAN, translated from the coding sequence GTGCTGAGACGCCTTTACGACTGGACCATGGCCCAGGCCGTCACCCCCCATGCGATGTTCACCCTCGCGCTGGTCGCATTCGTCGAGAGCTCGGTGTTTCCGATCCCGCCCGACGTGCTGATCATCCCGATGGTGCTGGCGGCGCGCGCCAACGCCTGGCGCATCGCGATCGTGTGCACCGCCGCCTCGGTGATCGGCGGCTTCGCCGGATACGGCATCGGCATGTTCCTGTTCGATCAGGTCGCCGAGCCGATCCTGCGGTTCTACGGCTACATGGACAAGTTCGCGGCGTTCCGCGAGCTCTACAACCACTGGGGCGCGTGGATCGTGTTCGGCGCGGGCATCACGCCCTTCCCCTACAAGGTCATCACCATCGCTTCGGGGATCACCGCGCTCGACCCGCTGGTGTTCGGCATCGCCTCGGTGCTCGCGCGGGGACTGCGGTTCTTCTTCATCGCCTGGCTGCTGTGGAAGTTCGGCACGCCGATCCGCGCCTTCATCGAGGCGCACCTCGGCAAACTCGCGACGATCTTCTTCGTACTGTTGATCGGCGGCTTCATCGCCCTTAAGTTTCTCGCAAATTGA
- the gluQ gene encoding Glutamyl-Q tRNA(Asp) synthetase encodes MTSVETTRFAPSPTGRLHLGHALAALFAAREAGPHGTFLVRIEDIDLGRCREAFVAGIFEDLRWLGLAWPEPVWRQSHRFAAYAGALADLRARGLVYPCFCSRADIAREIAASAAAPQGPDGPLYPGTCRGLPHAEAERRIAAGEPHAWRLDVARALAGTPTLRWRDRDAGERTATPEIFGDAVLARRDTPTSYHLAVTVDDAAQGVTCVTRAADLAPATHLHRLLQHLLGLPTPEYRFHPLLTDGAGKRLAKRDNAPALADLRAAGASRADIRAMLGWDG; translated from the coding sequence ATGACTTCCGTCGAGACCACCCGCTTCGCCCCCTCGCCCACCGGCCGCCTGCACCTCGGGCACGCGCTCGCCGCGCTGTTCGCCGCGCGCGAGGCAGGGCCGCACGGCACCTTCCTGGTGCGGATCGAGGACATCGACCTCGGACGCTGCCGCGAGGCGTTCGTCGCCGGGATCTTCGAGGATCTGCGCTGGCTGGGGCTTGCGTGGCCGGAACCGGTCTGGCGGCAGTCGCACCGCTTCGCCGCCTATGCCGGGGCCCTCGCCGACCTCAGGGCGCGCGGTCTCGTCTACCCCTGCTTCTGCTCGCGCGCCGACATCGCGCGCGAGATCGCCGCCTCCGCCGCCGCGCCGCAGGGACCGGACGGGCCGCTCTACCCCGGCACCTGCCGCGGCCTGCCGCATGCCGAGGCGGAGCGCCGGATCGCCGCGGGCGAACCTCACGCCTGGCGGCTCGACGTCGCCCGGGCGCTGGCCGGAACCCCCACCCTCCGCTGGCGCGACCGCGACGCCGGCGAGCGTACCGCCACGCCGGAAATCTTCGGCGACGCGGTGCTCGCCCGCCGCGACACCCCCACCTCCTACCACCTCGCAGTCACGGTGGACGACGCCGCACAGGGCGTCACCTGCGTCACCCGCGCCGCCGACCTCGCCCCCGCCACCCATCTCCACCGTCTGCTCCAGCACCTTCTCGGGCTGCCGACGCCGGAGTACCGCTTCCACCCCCTGCTCACCGACGGCGCGGGTAAGCGCCTCGCCAAGCGCGACAACGCCCCCGCCCTCGCCGATCTCCGCGCCGCCGGAGCCTCCCGCGCCGACATCCGCGCGATGCTCGGCTGGGACGGCTGA
- a CDS encoding Radical SAM domain protein: protein MTEARYWTPTSEPGGLRCTLCPHGCALRPGASGRCGARANVGGRLHLLTWGRSSGFCIDPVEKKPFAHVLPGSASLSFGGFGCNLSCACCQNWEISRTRGAHGPVHRAADIAAAARREGCRSVAITYNEPLIALEWASEVAAAARAEGLRVLGVSAGYLAEAARPEFFACFDAVNLDLKAFSDDTYRRLCGARLAPVLETLKYGVRASRAWIEITTLVIPGVNDGDAEIAALAEWIAAELSPEVPLHLSAFHPAHRMRDRPPTPAATLVRARDRARAEGLKFVYVGNLAVADGGITRCPGCGRAAIARDGAALAAYGLDDAGRCRECGTAIPGVFDGPPGDWGNRRRPLAIPANS, encoded by the coding sequence ATGACCGAAGCGCGCTACTGGACGCCGACCTCCGAGCCCGGAGGCCTCCGCTGCACCCTCTGCCCGCACGGCTGCGCGCTGCGGCCGGGAGCATCGGGGCGGTGCGGCGCGCGCGCCAACGTCGGCGGACGGCTGCATCTTCTGACTTGGGGGCGGAGCAGCGGCTTTTGCATCGATCCGGTGGAAAAAAAGCCGTTCGCGCACGTTCTCCCGGGCTCGGCGAGCCTCTCGTTCGGCGGCTTCGGCTGCAACCTGTCGTGCGCGTGCTGCCAGAACTGGGAGATCTCGCGCACCCGCGGCGCGCACGGCCCCGTCCACCGCGCCGCCGACATCGCCGCCGCGGCGCGGCGCGAGGGCTGCCGCTCGGTCGCGATCACCTACAACGAGCCGCTGATCGCCCTCGAATGGGCCTCCGAGGTGGCCGCCGCCGCGCGCGCCGAGGGCCTGCGGGTGCTGGGGGTCTCCGCCGGATACCTCGCGGAGGCGGCGCGGCCGGAGTTCTTCGCCTGCTTCGACGCCGTCAACCTCGACCTCAAGGCGTTCTCCGACGACACCTACCGCCGCCTCTGCGGCGCGCGCCTCGCCCCGGTTCTGGAGACGCTGAAATACGGCGTCCGCGCCAGCCGCGCCTGGATCGAGATCACCACCCTGGTGATCCCCGGCGTCAACGACGGCGACGCCGAAATCGCCGCGCTGGCGGAGTGGATCGCCGCCGAGCTCTCGCCCGAAGTGCCGCTGCACCTCTCCGCCTTCCACCCCGCGCACCGCATGCGCGACCGCCCGCCGACGCCCGCGGCGACGCTCGTCCGCGCCCGCGACCGCGCCCGCGCCGAGGGGCTGAAGTTCGTCTACGTCGGCAACCTCGCGGTGGCCGACGGCGGCATCACCCGTTGCCCGGGCTGCGGCCGCGCCGCGATCGCGCGCGACGGCGCGGCGCTCGCGGCCTACGGGCTCGACGACGCGGGGCGCTGCCGCGAATGCGGCACGGCGATCCCCGGCGTGTTCGACGGCCCGCCGGGCGACTGGGGCAACCGCCGCCGCCCTCTCGCGATTCCGGCAAACTCCTGA
- a CDS encoding putative Membrane protein (Evidence 3 : Function proposed based on presence of conserved amino acid motif, structural feature or limited homology), whose product MDLLQTLSAADVLILALAFGLGGFVKGVVGLGLPMIAVPLISTVLDPRTAIAAMILPIMGANFIQARQGGDMREIAYRFRWLLIPMVAGSIAGAAIITSVKLDHAALILGALVAIFALTTLLGWQPRLPTGVDRRLRPAVGLVSGVIGGMSSFFAPTVAPYLFTLGLDKNTFIRAMGVTFLIGEAPLFIGLAATGFAPPAIWALSAAGWATVGAFMTLGAKVRQRIPQKHFMTLVGAMLLIVGLNMIRRAAF is encoded by the coding sequence GTGGACCTCCTCCAGACCCTGAGCGCCGCCGACGTTCTGATCCTCGCGCTGGCGTTCGGGCTCGGCGGTTTCGTCAAGGGGGTGGTCGGCCTCGGCCTGCCGATGATCGCGGTGCCGCTGATCTCCACGGTGCTCGACCCGCGCACCGCGATCGCGGCGATGATCCTGCCGATCATGGGCGCCAACTTCATCCAGGCCAGGCAGGGCGGCGACATGCGCGAGATCGCCTACCGCTTCCGCTGGCTGCTGATCCCGATGGTGGCGGGCAGCATCGCCGGCGCGGCGATCATCACTTCGGTCAAGCTCGACCACGCCGCGCTGATCCTCGGCGCGCTGGTGGCGATCTTCGCCCTCACCACCCTGCTCGGCTGGCAGCCGCGCCTGCCCACCGGCGTCGACCGCCGCCTGCGCCCGGCGGTGGGGCTGGTGTCGGGGGTGATCGGCGGCATGAGCAGCTTCTTCGCCCCCACCGTCGCGCCCTATCTCTTCACCCTCGGGCTCGACAAGAACACCTTCATCCGCGCCATGGGCGTGACCTTCCTGATCGGCGAGGCGCCGCTGTTCATCGGCCTCGCCGCCACCGGCTTCGCGCCGCCCGCGATCTGGGCGCTTTCGGCGGCGGGGTGGGCGACCGTCGGCGCGTTCATGACCCTCGGCGCCAAGGTGCGCCAGCGGATTCCGCAGAAGCACTTCATGACCCTGGTCGGCGCGATGCTGCTGATCGTCGGCCTCAACATGATCCGCCGCGCGGCGTTCTGA
- the pepA gene encoding putative cytosol aminopeptidase (Evidence 3 : Function proposed based on presence of conserved amino acid motif, structural feature or limited homology): MKVAFAQPGLPKSGCLAVGVLEGSVLTPSARDLDAAVGGALGRAIAASRFTGKADQVLEILAPAGVGLDRIVAIGLGKADAIDARRFESFGAAALVAAEKGKGADLAIAVDVLADAKLSAATLAAHAALGAVLRGYRFDTYRTKLKPEDKPTLKTVTALVADTVAAKAAWEPLAAVAEGVTFARNLISEPSNVLHPEAFAKIAKTLEKDGVSVEVLGEKEMAKLGMGSLLGVGQGSERESQLVVMRWMGGDPEDAPVAVVGKGVCFDSGGISIKPAAGMEEMKTDMSGAAVTTALLRTLARRKACANVVGVIGLVENMPSGTAQRPGDVVTSMSGQTIEVINTDAEGRLVLADALWYAQETFKPKAVVDLATLTGAIVIALGTDNAGLFSNDDALSKMLTDAGADVGEALWRMPMGESYDEQIKSDIADMKNVGGREGGSITAAQFLKRFIQPGVAWAHLDIAGVSWTKKALATAPKGASGFGVRLLERMIATHYETAAAPAPKAKKPGKKGKK; the protein is encoded by the coding sequence ATGAAAGTCGCTTTCGCCCAGCCGGGCCTGCCGAAATCCGGATGCCTCGCCGTCGGCGTCCTCGAAGGTTCGGTCCTCACCCCGTCGGCCCGGGACCTCGACGCCGCCGTCGGCGGAGCGCTCGGCCGCGCCATCGCCGCCTCGCGCTTCACCGGCAAGGCCGATCAGGTGCTGGAAATCCTCGCCCCCGCGGGCGTCGGCCTCGACCGCATCGTCGCGATCGGCCTCGGCAAGGCCGACGCCATCGACGCGCGCCGCTTCGAGAGCTTCGGCGCCGCCGCGCTGGTGGCGGCCGAAAAGGGCAAGGGCGCGGATCTCGCGATCGCCGTCGACGTGCTCGCCGACGCCAAGCTCTCCGCCGCGACCCTCGCCGCCCACGCCGCGCTCGGCGCGGTGCTGCGCGGCTACCGCTTCGACACCTACCGCACCAAGCTCAAGCCCGAGGACAAGCCGACCCTCAAGACCGTCACCGCACTGGTGGCCGACACCGTCGCCGCCAAGGCGGCGTGGGAGCCGCTCGCGGCGGTCGCCGAGGGCGTGACGTTCGCCCGCAACCTGATTTCCGAACCGTCCAACGTTCTGCACCCGGAAGCGTTCGCCAAGATCGCCAAGACCCTGGAGAAGGACGGCGTCTCCGTCGAGGTGCTGGGCGAGAAGGAGATGGCGAAGCTCGGCATGGGCTCTCTGCTCGGCGTCGGCCAGGGCTCGGAGCGCGAATCGCAACTGGTGGTGATGCGCTGGATGGGCGGCGATCCGGAGGACGCGCCGGTGGCGGTGGTCGGCAAGGGCGTGTGCTTCGATTCCGGCGGCATCTCGATCAAGCCCGCCGCGGGCATGGAGGAGATGAAGACCGACATGAGCGGCGCCGCGGTGACCACCGCGCTGCTGCGCACCCTCGCCCGGCGCAAGGCCTGCGCCAACGTCGTCGGCGTGATCGGCCTGGTCGAGAACATGCCCTCCGGCACCGCGCAGCGTCCGGGCGACGTCGTCACCTCGATGTCGGGCCAGACCATCGAGGTGATCAACACCGACGCCGAGGGCCGCCTGGTTCTCGCCGATGCCCTGTGGTACGCCCAGGAGACCTTCAAGCCGAAGGCGGTGGTCGACCTCGCCACCCTCACCGGCGCGATCGTGATCGCGCTCGGCACCGACAACGCCGGTCTGTTCTCCAACGACGACGCACTCTCGAAGATGCTGACCGACGCGGGCGCGGACGTGGGCGAGGCGCTGTGGCGGATGCCGATGGGCGAGAGCTACGACGAGCAGATCAAGTCCGACATCGCCGACATGAAGAACGTCGGCGGGCGCGAGGGCGGCTCGATCACCGCGGCGCAGTTCCTCAAGCGCTTCATCCAGCCGGGCGTGGCCTGGGCGCACCTCGACATCGCCGGGGTCTCGTGGACCAAGAAGGCGCTGGCGACCGCGCCGAAGGGGGCCTCGGGCTTCGGCGTGCGCCTGCTGGAGCGGATGATCGCCACCCATTACGAAACCGCCGCCGCCCCCGCGCCGAAGGCGAAGAAGCCGGGCAAGAAGGGCAAGAAGTGA